A window of Paenibacillus polygoni contains these coding sequences:
- a CDS encoding deoxyguanosinetriphosphate triphosphohydrolase family protein produces MDKLREHRQYAEIDKLEGSRATYERDYSRLIHSPTFRRLQGKSQVFGAGTGDYYRTRLTHSLEVAQIAREAARSLLRKYPDAELGRADNPGLVIDPEVVECASIAHDFGHPPFGHKGEEVLDNILTNLVQEKTQSIVDVNKTGKASPNQVQKVTEAMRRKYEHFEGNAHNFRLMMFLEKRENIDGLNLSDAVLLGVNKYPYPGIENKKGMYWHEWQYISDIRSEWKIPKGQKTLEAQLMDLCDDIAYSAHDLEDGIKAGKIEVHEHFLHDPHIKRLIVDKIMTLDDAFWLGWTKEAIEPKVEEVLNSFLRIWEEKIPGCDHDFSRTRREVKAYWVSLFVSSLGIIDTGDWKKVTFVKEGKEDLDLLRTVSVLKSFAWVTMIKDLRVQRLQKRSEWILRRLWYAFNDPATSKSIIPSDWLQRFEKDQARPNPIWTWEHMIIDYIAGMTDAFAEKIYNELYGLKVGSIYDLD; encoded by the coding sequence ATGGACAAATTACGTGAACACAGACAATATGCAGAAATAGATAAACTCGAAGGTTCGCGGGCTACTTACGAAAGAGACTATTCCCGCTTAATTCATTCACCGACGTTTCGCCGGTTACAAGGGAAATCCCAGGTGTTCGGTGCAGGCACAGGTGACTATTATCGCACAAGGCTTACTCATTCACTTGAGGTGGCGCAGATTGCAAGGGAAGCGGCCCGAAGTCTGCTGCGGAAATATCCCGATGCGGAGCTTGGAAGGGCAGATAACCCAGGGCTCGTTATCGATCCTGAAGTCGTAGAATGTGCTTCGATAGCTCATGATTTTGGCCATCCGCCCTTTGGTCATAAAGGAGAAGAAGTTCTCGATAATATTCTGACGAACCTGGTTCAGGAGAAAACGCAGTCCATTGTGGATGTAAATAAAACAGGCAAGGCATCACCAAACCAAGTGCAAAAAGTAACTGAAGCCATGCGCAGAAAATATGAGCACTTTGAAGGAAATGCACACAATTTTAGGCTCATGATGTTCCTTGAAAAGAGAGAAAACATAGATGGACTCAATCTGTCGGATGCGGTGCTGCTTGGAGTTAATAAGTACCCTTATCCCGGCATAGAGAACAAGAAGGGGATGTACTGGCATGAGTGGCAATACATCAGCGATATTCGCAGTGAGTGGAAAATTCCGAAAGGGCAAAAGACACTAGAAGCCCAGCTTATGGACCTCTGTGATGATATTGCTTACTCGGCTCATGATTTAGAAGATGGCATTAAGGCAGGAAAAATCGAAGTTCACGAACACTTTTTGCATGACCCGCACATTAAACGGCTTATTGTTGATAAGATCATGACGCTTGATGATGCATTCTGGTTGGGGTGGACAAAAGAAGCCATTGAACCAAAAGTAGAAGAGGTACTGAATAGTTTCCTTCGAATATGGGAAGAGAAGATCCCCGGCTGTGACCATGATTTTTCTCGTACCCGCCGGGAAGTAAAAGCGTATTGGGTGAGTCTGTTTGTCAGTTCCTTAGGGATTATTGATACCGGAGACTGGAAAAAGGTTACCTTTGTCAAGGAAGGAAAAGAGGATCTTGATCTGCTCCGTACAGTGAGTGTGCTGAAAAGCTTTGCGTGGGTAACGATGATCAAAGATCTTAGAGTTCAGCGTCTGCAAAAAAGAAGTGAATGGATTCTTCGGCGCTTATGGTATGCATTTAACGATCCTGCAACTTCAAAATCGATCATTCCATCGGATTGGCTGCAAAGGTTTGAAAAAGACCAAGCCCGCCCCAATCCAATATGGACATGGGAACACATGATTATCGATTATATTGCAGGGATGACAGATGCTTTTGCTGAGAAAATATACAATGAATTATACGGTCTAAAAGTTGGCTCAATCTATGATCTAGATTAA
- a CDS encoding VOC family protein, with amino-acid sequence MIRGLFETHLHVRDLARSAAFYEDQVGLELAHTDRRGARFYWIGGKGNAMLGLWKREPHEIVRQHFAFEVPLSKFTETIDTLTQKGVILDNFVGDKTGRPYVFGWMPAVSMFAEDPDGHSIEWLSMLPGEARPEPGVIPWEEWNKL; translated from the coding sequence ATGATTAGAGGATTGTTTGAAACACATCTGCATGTACGGGATCTAGCACGCTCTGCTGCATTTTATGAAGATCAGGTTGGACTAGAACTCGCCCATACGGATCGCCGGGGAGCCCGGTTTTACTGGATTGGCGGAAAAGGAAATGCCATGCTTGGTTTATGGAAGAGGGAACCTCATGAGATTGTTAGGCAGCATTTTGCTTTTGAGGTGCCGCTGTCTAAATTTACAGAAACGATCGATACGCTCACCCAAAAAGGAGTGATTCTCGATAATTTTGTAGGCGACAAGACCGGAAGACCTTACGTGTTTGGCTGGATGCCAGCTGTCTCTATGTTTGCAGAAGACCCCGATGGTCATTCGATTGAGTGGTTGTCCATGCTTCCAGGAGAAGCGAGACCAGAACCTGGCGTAATCCCTTGGGAAGAGTGGAATAAATTATAA
- a CDS encoding proline--tRNA ligase translates to MRQSQLFIPTLREAPAEAEARSHQILLRSGMIRQTASGIYSLLPLGRRVLHKIEQIVREEMDAIMAQETLLPSLQPIELWEESGRNRDYGPELMRLSDRHDRSFALGPTHEEVITALIRDEVHSYRQLPLTLYQISTKYRDERRPRFGVLRGREFLMKDAYSFSANWEELDRVYEDMTQAYTRIFTRVGLHFTKVEADAGTIGGSGETHEFMALADIGEDTIVTCTSCDYAANLEKATFKTDVDAGRAETFTGVSESKKSKVHTPDTKTIQQVASYLDLEPQNIIKTLLYEADGVPVAVLIRGDHEVNEIKLQHALKVEQLEMLDQEKHKDLQLPVGYLGPYDLSMRIIADYAVTSMDLAVTGANEVDHHYIQVQPGQDFTWDVAADIRNAVEGDLCSSCGSALTFDRGIEVGHVFKLGTKYSDAMGATFLNQTGTPQKPIMGCYGIGISRLLGTIAEQYSADGKMSWPVAVAPYHVHLIPISVKDEIQMALVHELESSLTALGVEVLVDDRNERPGVKFKDADLIGLPIRVIVGRDAADRQVECSWPVNSQDAENTELSSSKHMSVEEMLEAVKMHIFPKAD, encoded by the coding sequence ATGCGTCAGAGTCAGTTGTTTATTCCAACACTGAGAGAAGCACCTGCAGAAGCGGAAGCGCGAAGTCACCAAATCTTGCTGAGGTCAGGTATGATTCGGCAAACGGCATCCGGTATCTACAGTCTTTTACCGTTAGGCAGAAGGGTCCTTCATAAAATAGAACAAATCGTTCGAGAAGAAATGGATGCCATTATGGCTCAGGAAACGCTGCTTCCCTCGCTGCAACCGATAGAGCTATGGGAGGAATCAGGTCGAAATCGTGATTATGGACCGGAGCTGATGAGATTATCTGATCGGCATGACAGATCATTTGCCCTTGGGCCTACTCACGAAGAAGTAATTACCGCACTAATCCGTGATGAAGTTCATAGTTATCGTCAGCTGCCGCTTACACTATATCAGATTAGTACGAAGTATCGAGATGAACGAAGACCTCGTTTTGGTGTACTGCGCGGCCGCGAGTTTCTTATGAAAGACGCCTATTCTTTTTCCGCTAATTGGGAGGAGCTTGACCGAGTATACGAAGATATGACTCAGGCATATACAAGGATCTTTACTCGGGTAGGACTTCACTTCACGAAAGTAGAAGCAGATGCAGGAACGATTGGAGGAAGCGGCGAAACACATGAATTTATGGCGCTTGCGGACATTGGTGAAGATACAATTGTGACTTGTACCTCATGTGACTATGCAGCGAATCTGGAGAAGGCGACTTTTAAAACCGATGTAGATGCTGGAAGAGCGGAGACGTTTACTGGGGTGTCCGAATCTAAGAAGTCAAAGGTTCATACCCCAGACACGAAGACTATACAGCAAGTTGCTTCATATCTAGATCTCGAACCTCAGAATATCATCAAAACCCTGCTGTATGAGGCAGATGGGGTCCCGGTTGCAGTACTGATTCGGGGAGATCATGAGGTGAATGAGATTAAGTTGCAGCATGCACTTAAAGTAGAGCAACTGGAGATGTTAGATCAAGAAAAACATAAGGATCTACAGCTTCCTGTGGGATACCTCGGACCATACGATCTTTCTATGAGAATCATTGCCGACTATGCTGTTACTTCGATGGATCTTGCGGTGACTGGGGCGAATGAAGTGGATCATCACTATATTCAAGTGCAGCCTGGTCAAGATTTCACATGGGATGTAGCGGCCGATATCCGGAATGCCGTAGAGGGCGATTTATGTTCTTCATGCGGTTCTGCGCTTACGTTCGATCGTGGAATTGAAGTCGGGCATGTATTCAAACTGGGTACAAAATATAGTGATGCGATGGGGGCGACCTTCCTTAATCAGACAGGGACTCCTCAAAAACCGATTATGGGCTGCTATGGCATTGGGATTTCTCGGCTGCTTGGAACGATTGCTGAGCAATATTCGGCAGATGGTAAGATGAGCTGGCCAGTCGCTGTTGCTCCCTACCATGTGCATCTCATTCCGATATCTGTAAAGGATGAGATACAGATGGCACTCGTTCACGAACTTGAAAGTTCGCTGACTGCCCTTGGCGTGGAGGTGCTCGTAGATGATCGAAATGAGCGTCCGGGCGTGAAGTTCAAAGACGCTGATTTAATTGGGCTGCCGATACGAGTTATTGTAGGAAGAGATGCAGCAGACAGACAAGTCGAATGCAGTTGGCCAGTGAACTCCCAAGATGCAGAGAACACAGAACTGTCTAGTTCTAAGCACATGTCTGTGGAAGAAATGCTTGAGGCAGTGAAAATGCATATTTTCCCAAAAGCAGACTAG
- a CDS encoding 3'-5' exonuclease translates to MNYIIYDLEFTVSRSTRYSSEIIDIGAVKVAPMDDEGKLGVVDSFHTYVRPSNKSVLSTDTIQFTGITQKDIDAAPLFPEAVQQFIEWLPDTYYLCSWGPDDKSKFLSHCRTHQVKVDWIRNHNDIQKQISRALRKEGGSRQLGLSQALTMCGIPFDGTQHRALDDAINTAKIFIHHFEHLKLAENSAADEEGTKSKLVYSSGDDDKHNPFGDLANLLRPSDS, encoded by the coding sequence ATGAATTACATTATCTACGATCTTGAATTTACGGTAAGCCGCAGTACTCGGTATTCTTCCGAAATTATTGATATCGGAGCAGTGAAGGTTGCCCCGATGGATGATGAAGGAAAGCTAGGGGTTGTTGATTCATTTCATACCTATGTACGGCCTTCCAACAAATCCGTTTTATCCACAGATACGATCCAATTCACCGGTATTACGCAGAAAGATATTGATGCAGCTCCTCTATTTCCCGAAGCCGTTCAGCAATTTATCGAATGGTTGCCAGATACCTATTATCTCTGTTCCTGGGGACCAGACGACAAGAGTAAATTCTTATCTCACTGCCGTACGCACCAGGTAAAAGTGGACTGGATCAGGAACCATAATGATATCCAAAAACAAATCTCAAGAGCACTTCGTAAAGAAGGCGGCTCCCGCCAGCTTGGACTAAGTCAGGCTCTTACGATGTGTGGTATTCCATTTGACGGCACCCAGCATCGCGCTCTTGATGACGCCATCAATACAGCGAAAATATTTATTCATCACTTTGAACACTTGAAGCTTGCGGAGAACAGTGCCGCCGACGAAGAAGGAACAAAATCCAAACTTGTATATTCGAGCGGAGATGATGATAAACATAATCCCTTTGGAGATCTTGCCAACTTGCTTAGACCATCTGATTCCTAA
- a CDS encoding 5'-nucleotidase C-terminal domain-containing protein gives MFTWKKTFSMIAMSALFFSTVGLANAAVVTSGTASASEQKGTHITILHTNDTHARAVEDSPIMGYAKVAGIADKYRKDNPNTLFLDGGDAIHGTTFATLVSGESIVKVMNEMGYDAIVPGNHEFNYGWEHLVKLSKELNFPMISANVKKKNNTGLFDPYIIKEVDGVKLGIIALTTPETAYKTNPKNVEGIQFTDPSDEMQKYVDELRNKVDVIVALAHIGQDDSDTDNTFDVVKEVDGIDVYIDGHSHTTLEDGIVADNGTLIASAGEYTKYVGVVDLWVDGGDVVKKKASLIDEKEAAGIAPNEKVAALVDSITKEQAPILDEVVANISTDLEGSREKVRTGETNLGDLIADALRDVSGADVALTNGGGIRASIEKGEVTKGEVITVLPFGNQIVTLNVKGEDLIAALENGVKSYPEASGGFPQISGFTFKIDPSKEAGSRVHSVMVGGKAIDPNAVYSLATNDFTSIGGDEYDMFKKYSQAGMYGSLDEALITHLQKLGKGTVTTDGRISEGTAPVIAPPAEEKPAPVVPVTPEKPATPSKPSKPVAEKPSVYVVKSGDTLYSISLKYNTTWQTLQQLNKLKNAHWIYPGQTLKLPVAS, from the coding sequence ATGTTTACATGGAAAAAGACATTTTCGATGATTGCTATGTCCGCATTATTTTTCAGTACAGTGGGTTTAGCTAATGCTGCGGTTGTAACCTCAGGCACGGCTTCCGCATCTGAACAGAAAGGAACTCACATCACCATCCTGCATACAAATGATACACACGCTAGGGCGGTAGAAGATTCTCCCATCATGGGTTATGCCAAAGTAGCAGGAATTGCGGATAAGTACCGTAAGGATAACCCAAACACGCTTTTTCTGGATGGCGGTGACGCAATTCACGGAACAACCTTCGCTACGCTCGTAAGCGGAGAAAGTATCGTGAAAGTCATGAATGAAATGGGCTATGATGCCATCGTTCCCGGTAACCATGAGTTCAATTATGGATGGGAGCATCTAGTGAAGCTGAGTAAAGAACTCAATTTTCCTATGATTAGTGCCAACGTGAAGAAAAAGAATAACACAGGCCTTTTTGATCCATATATCATTAAAGAAGTGGATGGGGTGAAACTCGGAATTATTGCCCTCACTACACCGGAAACTGCTTATAAAACAAATCCGAAAAACGTAGAAGGTATTCAGTTCACCGATCCATCGGATGAAATGCAAAAATACGTTGATGAACTTCGTAACAAAGTAGATGTGATCGTTGCACTTGCTCATATCGGGCAGGATGACTCGGATACAGATAATACGTTTGATGTGGTAAAAGAAGTCGATGGAATCGATGTTTATATCGACGGTCATAGCCACACAACGCTCGAAGATGGCATTGTGGCGGATAATGGGACATTAATTGCCAGTGCCGGTGAATACACTAAATATGTTGGAGTTGTAGATCTATGGGTTGACGGCGGTGATGTAGTTAAGAAAAAAGCCTCCCTCATTGATGAAAAAGAAGCTGCAGGAATTGCTCCTAATGAAAAAGTAGCTGCTCTAGTTGATTCCATCACCAAAGAACAAGCGCCGATTCTAGACGAAGTGGTAGCAAACATCTCAACTGATCTGGAAGGTAGTCGTGAGAAAGTACGCACTGGGGAAACCAATCTAGGAGACCTCATTGCAGATGCCCTTCGTGATGTATCAGGTGCGGATGTAGCCTTAACGAACGGCGGCGGTATTCGTGCTTCCATTGAAAAAGGGGAAGTGACTAAAGGCGAAGTGATTACCGTGCTTCCTTTTGGCAACCAGATTGTCACTTTAAACGTCAAAGGCGAAGACCTCATTGCAGCCTTGGAAAATGGGGTAAAAAGTTATCCCGAAGCAAGCGGCGGATTCCCGCAAATCTCCGGCTTCACTTTTAAAATCGACCCTTCAAAAGAAGCTGGAAGCCGGGTTCACTCCGTGATGGTTGGCGGAAAAGCAATTGATCCGAATGCCGTTTATTCCCTGGCAACCAATGATTTTACGTCCATCGGCGGCGATGAATACGATATGTTCAAGAAATATAGCCAAGCAGGAATGTACGGCTCTCTGGATGAAGCATTAATTACACATTTGCAAAAGTTAGGTAAAGGAACGGTTACGACAGACGGCCGAATCTCAGAAGGGACAGCACCGGTTATTGCTCCGCCAGCAGAAGAAAAACCAGCACCCGTGGTTCCTGTTACACCCGAAAAACCAGCTACACCAAGCAAACCGTCTAAACCTGTTGCAGAAAAGCCATCCGTATATGTTGTAAAATCAGGGGACACCTTGTATTCCATTTCCCTTAAATACAACACCACTTGGCAGACCCTTCAACAACTCAATAAACTTAAAAATGCACACTGGATCTATCCAGGACAGACATTAAAGCTCCCTGTTGCGTCTTAA
- a CDS encoding DUF5704 domain-containing protein: protein MLKKTISSLLSIVFILSSVLLIRTETADAIGSTRLLQDPDNPNVYYFVGMVYFEVWKNQAGEWTNNKRPNQRYDIDGSDYTFTFNSNQKIKDIQVSKFNFGWKYAQDTFDASRTGELAKNNIEYYQRATSSSYSFTSPVVWSGKGTNTGVVPIYVQSGLLTATLEPVDRRLEEELENDAHFASNVEGWRYFFPTLFRIELEPEEGKAIIKHYTTTGKSLDGVSGFKNREEKIEKDKAYNFPHTTGTADYPYIGYKKSTVASPSGGDILPGDPPKLTYDASFPIYYVNFYYEPKIDPPPSPPSDPSGGGVCTYNINSPSQVASPVSSFMEPGAQGHILADNNANGRQFDATLGIPTSENLYANTWAMNYLYRHTFGQQKGKITYTCNVEATYVLKWKEKQPDKVDEKGNKTPQPDIDKTDTEVKSYPFSFTRDYSYWKIDNLEVYQINEATMSNYALPGGNVTLRPKGYSPPSLHMEHAEEVEEHVTPKETGDIRFTPEIVDQGGYSRPSSPDDTAKIKALAEGQTKPPDVKNDALQFSYGGSTTTVMDGSKVSQNGPTPSKIPNPSKMGSFKETGEQVLFQDRLLVSRSLMNQANTASSGSIQYGLLPTTVGGSGDKTYPVSPINTVTVHTPVVNYSSVTDDQEHNQKTKPNADRAAFILDRPFKVRMPTSGQHVNYPGYGDRDYAKYVRSKEVYFPFDVYSGDQRTFYPKNTWIPVPVTQLEMEFFLPVWVDENDYTVWFRTIAENAPADFSHQRDANTNLAHHVATDSAEVEVIGRLYDFHITDIADYEWENVFRSSLGSDVPSGFSYWTGLKGIDGAARGNKLPYVLPVRPGSHPVPSYGNVAVNTGYHFKFDVKTKGNMFSSADGIRITPAFYYVAEDGTKRQEVDLYYSKGNKHFIRIGSEQDEEKRFVVLNTRLRNVPLTEMADTAAYRYAKELSDADRHQTPKDIYTAQYVTGTAKTPAWSGRYSWMLLSRDMRTFMGPKNKLPEGVDTYRASASIQHWYGEYSLPADVVAVKKGTSLEKYARAKMLDDQSDVLLNNGYIIVNFNMESIQNGDTANPHLQYIHSPLMNQWRLEGYERGFVTPRGYTFSSLDGDVLYYNSDLSSRDDFSSEVPH, encoded by the coding sequence ATGCTAAAAAAAACAATTAGTTCATTACTTAGTATCGTTTTCATTCTGTCTTCTGTACTTCTGATTAGGACTGAAACAGCTGATGCTATAGGGTCTACAAGGCTACTTCAAGACCCTGATAATCCCAATGTGTATTATTTTGTAGGCATGGTTTATTTTGAAGTATGGAAAAATCAAGCGGGAGAGTGGACAAATAATAAAAGACCAAACCAGAGATATGATATTGACGGATCTGATTATACATTTACATTTAACTCCAACCAGAAAATTAAAGATATACAGGTAAGTAAATTTAACTTTGGTTGGAAATACGCACAAGATACTTTTGACGCTTCTAGGACTGGTGAGCTTGCGAAAAATAATATTGAATACTATCAAAGAGCAACTTCTTCAAGTTATAGCTTTACATCACCTGTTGTCTGGTCAGGTAAAGGAACGAACACAGGTGTCGTTCCTATATATGTTCAGAGCGGGTTACTCACAGCAACACTTGAGCCTGTAGACAGAAGATTAGAAGAAGAACTTGAGAATGATGCACATTTTGCTTCTAACGTGGAAGGATGGCGTTACTTCTTCCCAACCCTTTTCCGAATCGAACTAGAACCTGAAGAAGGTAAAGCAATCATAAAACATTACACTACCACGGGTAAGTCTCTTGATGGAGTGTCTGGTTTCAAGAATCGTGAAGAGAAGATAGAGAAAGATAAAGCTTATAACTTTCCTCATACGACAGGGACGGCAGATTATCCATACATAGGTTATAAGAAAAGTACCGTTGCTTCACCAAGTGGAGGTGACATTCTACCAGGGGATCCTCCTAAATTGACTTATGATGCAAGTTTCCCAATCTACTATGTGAATTTCTATTACGAACCAAAAATAGATCCGCCACCGTCACCGCCCTCTGATCCAAGTGGAGGTGGAGTCTGCACTTATAATATAAATTCACCATCTCAAGTGGCTTCGCCTGTATCCTCTTTCATGGAGCCGGGTGCACAAGGACATATACTCGCGGATAACAACGCAAATGGTAGACAGTTTGATGCAACGCTTGGTATTCCAACGTCGGAGAACCTATACGCAAATACGTGGGCTATGAACTATTTGTATAGGCATACCTTTGGTCAGCAGAAAGGGAAAATCACGTATACCTGTAACGTAGAAGCAACTTACGTCTTAAAGTGGAAGGAAAAACAACCTGATAAAGTAGATGAAAAAGGCAATAAGACGCCGCAGCCTGATATAGATAAAACGGATACGGAAGTGAAAAGCTATCCTTTTTCTTTTACACGAGATTACTCATACTGGAAGATCGATAATCTTGAAGTCTATCAGATCAATGAAGCCACAATGAGTAACTATGCTTTACCAGGTGGAAACGTAACCTTACGCCCCAAAGGGTACAGTCCTCCATCTCTACATATGGAGCATGCTGAAGAGGTAGAGGAGCATGTGACACCAAAAGAAACGGGCGATATCCGTTTTACACCGGAAATCGTTGATCAAGGGGGATATTCTAGGCCTTCTTCTCCTGATGATACAGCGAAGATAAAGGCGTTAGCTGAAGGCCAAACCAAACCTCCTGATGTGAAAAATGATGCCCTGCAGTTTTCTTATGGCGGCAGTACTACCACAGTAATGGACGGAAGCAAAGTCTCACAGAATGGACCGACTCCTTCGAAAATACCGAATCCATCTAAGATGGGATCGTTTAAGGAAACGGGAGAACAGGTACTTTTCCAAGACCGGTTACTGGTCAGCCGTTCTTTAATGAATCAAGCGAATACGGCTTCTTCTGGAAGCATTCAGTATGGCTTGCTCCCTACTACGGTAGGCGGCAGTGGTGATAAGACGTATCCCGTATCTCCAATCAACACAGTTACTGTCCATACTCCTGTTGTGAACTACTCTTCTGTAACAGATGATCAGGAGCATAACCAAAAGACAAAACCAAATGCGGATCGAGCTGCTTTTATCTTAGACCGACCATTTAAAGTACGAATGCCTACAAGTGGACAGCATGTCAATTACCCTGGATATGGTGATCGTGATTATGCGAAGTATGTAAGAAGTAAGGAAGTCTACTTTCCCTTTGATGTGTACAGCGGCGATCAGCGGACTTTCTATCCAAAGAATACTTGGATTCCTGTCCCGGTAACTCAGCTCGAAATGGAGTTTTTCCTGCCGGTGTGGGTAGATGAAAATGACTATACAGTATGGTTCCGTACCATCGCCGAGAACGCACCCGCTGATTTTAGCCATCAGCGAGATGCGAATACGAATCTTGCCCATCATGTTGCCACAGATTCAGCAGAAGTTGAAGTCATTGGGCGGTTATATGATTTTCATATTACAGACATTGCAGATTATGAATGGGAGAATGTATTCCGTAGCAGCCTAGGAAGTGATGTACCTTCCGGTTTTAGCTACTGGACCGGACTGAAAGGGATTGACGGAGCAGCAAGAGGCAATAAACTGCCTTATGTCCTGCCTGTGAGACCCGGAAGCCATCCGGTCCCAAGTTATGGGAATGTAGCTGTGAACACAGGATATCATTTCAAGTTTGATGTAAAGACCAAAGGGAATATGTTTTCATCCGCCGATGGAATACGAATTACACCTGCCTTTTATTATGTAGCCGAGGATGGTACAAAGAGACAGGAAGTTGATCTGTATTACAGTAAAGGTAACAAACACTTTATACGGATTGGTTCGGAGCAAGATGAAGAGAAAAGATTCGTTGTACTAAATACACGTTTGCGTAACGTACCTCTCACGGAAATGGCGGATACGGCAGCTTATCGTTATGCAAAAGAATTATCTGATGCCGATCGTCACCAGACTCCAAAAGATATCTACACAGCGCAGTATGTAACAGGAACCGCCAAAACCCCTGCTTGGTCGGGCCGGTATTCCTGGATGTTATTATCCCGTGATATGCGTACGTTCATGGGTCCAAAAAACAAACTGCCTGAAGGTGTGGATACGTATAGGGCGAGTGCTTCGATCCAGCATTGGTATGGCGAATATAGCTTGCCAGCAGATGTAGTAGCGGTGAAGAAAGGAACTTCACTAGAAAAGTATGCAAGAGCTAAAATGCTAGATGACCAATCCGATGTACTTCTGAACAATGGGTATATCATTGTTAACTTCAATATGGAGAGTATCCAGAATGGAGACACTGCAAATCCTCACTTGCAATACATTCACTCTCCGCTAATGAACCAGTGGAGGTTAGAAGGATATGAGCGTGGGTTTGTGACGCCTAGAGGGTATACATTTTCATCATTGGATGGAGATGTGCTGTATTATAATAGCGATCTTTCGAGCCGAGATGATTTCTCCTCTGAAGTTCCTCATTAG
- a CDS encoding stalk domain-containing protein, translating to MKKLVLSMLLGSLVFASIPVGGVEAAGTTSVEVLLNTKKMSFPDAKPFQDSQGSVMVPIRFVSEALGAKVSYSKSGKMTVVGVTNKDHTVNMTVGQTTALIDGTKKSYGTKIILKQNRTFVPLRLVSEGLGQKVEWDKVGRWVWIGQKNFRSTDDKEFKLKSMNELKTYFAKTSNRLENMYGEKFEGVKVIIRNQLPIQLGDGQVIYSIDLVKINGKEYIKIRSTERGTPIDFLTKSDFVKGRFSLDSLFENNGDSTANNYYPVISNSDKFQNGTYVSSVDPTKFKFKNVDYITFATSKPREYIVAIANPFK from the coding sequence ATGAAAAAGTTAGTTTTATCGATGTTGTTAGGGTCTTTGGTATTTGCTTCGATACCTGTTGGTGGTGTAGAAGCGGCAGGTACTACATCCGTAGAAGTATTATTAAATACAAAGAAAATGAGTTTCCCTGATGCCAAACCTTTTCAGGATTCACAGGGAAGTGTAATGGTTCCAATTCGATTTGTATCTGAAGCGTTAGGTGCAAAGGTGAGTTACAGCAAAAGTGGAAAAATGACTGTGGTTGGAGTTACCAATAAAGATCATACGGTGAACATGACCGTGGGACAAACCACCGCTTTGATTGATGGAACAAAGAAAAGTTATGGTACCAAAATTATATTGAAGCAAAATCGGACCTTTGTCCCCTTACGATTGGTGAGTGAAGGGTTGGGGCAGAAAGTGGAATGGGATAAGGTAGGACGCTGGGTTTGGATTGGACAAAAGAATTTTAGGAGTACGGATGACAAGGAATTTAAACTAAAATCCATGAACGAACTCAAAACTTATTTTGCTAAGACGTCTAACCGACTTGAGAATATGTATGGAGAGAAGTTTGAGGGAGTTAAAGTCATAATTAGAAACCAACTGCCTATTCAATTAGGTGATGGTCAAGTTATTTATAGTATTGACTTAGTGAAAATCAATGGAAAAGAATATATAAAGATTCGAAGTACAGAGAGAGGAACACCTATTGATTTTCTAACAAAAAGTGACTTTGTTAAGGGGCGTTTTAGTTTAGATAGTTTATTCGAGAATAACGGAGATTCAACGGCTAACAACTATTATCCAGTAATTAGTAATTCCGATAAGTTTCAAAATGGAACTTATGTATCATCTGTTGATCCTACTAAGTTTAAGTTCAAGAATGTAGATTATATTACTTTCGCTACAAGTAAACCAAGAGAATATATCGTAGCAATTGCCAATCCGTTCAAGTAG